A single Alcanivorax borkumensis SK2 DNA region contains:
- the lptG gene encoding LPS export ABC transporter permease LptG: protein MKLLKRYFWRAVMIPTLAILFIIVGLDCLFGFIYELEFLRGNYQVMEALQFILTTTPRRFYEYMPMAILLGTLIGLSLLANSGELSVIRAAGVSTLKVSWLVLRPVLVLIILSIPLGEYLTPYSEQVAQSNRSMAEGGGEALRSKYGYWHREGPEFIHINAVQPNGVLHGLTRYRFSDGQKLTETQYVNRAIYQGESWSLEGIQGTRLFADHVETYQKDQGEWQTELTPQLLSIVVLKPDNLALVKLLEYTRYLKRQGLETADYMLSFWQKLFMPLATIGMVLIAISFVFGPLREVTMGLRLTAGIVAGLIFHYGQQFFGQLSLVFHTDPLLAAILPPSLCLVLGIWLLQRVR from the coding sequence ATGAAATTGCTCAAGCGTTACTTTTGGCGGGCGGTGATGATTCCGACCTTGGCCATTCTGTTTATTATCGTCGGGCTGGATTGTTTGTTCGGCTTTATCTATGAACTAGAGTTCCTGCGGGGCAACTATCAGGTGATGGAGGCCTTGCAGTTTATTCTGACCACCACACCGCGACGATTTTACGAATACATGCCTATGGCGATTCTGTTAGGCACCCTGATTGGTTTGAGCTTACTAGCGAACAGTGGTGAACTGTCGGTGATTCGAGCGGCGGGCGTGTCTACCCTGAAGGTGAGCTGGCTGGTGCTGCGTCCGGTGTTGGTGCTGATCATCTTGTCTATTCCGCTGGGTGAATATCTCACCCCCTATAGTGAGCAGGTGGCGCAGAGTAATCGTTCCATGGCCGAGGGGGGCGGTGAAGCCTTGCGCTCCAAATACGGCTATTGGCACAGGGAAGGGCCGGAGTTTATTCATATCAATGCGGTGCAGCCCAATGGGGTGTTGCACGGTTTGACCCGTTACCGTTTCAGCGATGGGCAGAAGCTGACGGAAACCCAGTACGTGAATCGGGCTATCTATCAGGGAGAATCCTGGTCATTGGAAGGTATTCAAGGCACCCGGTTGTTTGCTGATCATGTCGAGACTTACCAGAAAGATCAGGGGGAATGGCAAACGGAGCTGACCCCGCAGTTGCTGAGTATTGTGGTGCTTAAGCCCGACAACTTGGCGTTAGTGAAGTTGCTGGAATATACCCGTTATCTGAAACGGCAAGGTTTGGAAACGGCAGACTACATGCTCAGTTTCTGGCAGAAACTGTTCATGCCATTGGCGACTATCGGCATGGTGCTAATCGCTATTTCTTTTGTGTTCGGCCCCCTTCGAGAAGTGACCATGGGGTTGCGATTGACGGCAGGCATCGTGGCTGGGCTGATTTTCCACTACGGCCAGCAATTCTTTGGCCAACTGTCGCTGGTATTTCATACTGACCCGTTGCTAGCCGCTATTCTTCCCCCGTCATTGTGTTTGGTGCTGGGGATCTGGTTGTTGCAGCGAGTGCGTTGA
- a CDS encoding RDD family protein, producing MTDYAPPAGLLKRLMALVYDGFLVLALWFVTTGIFVLVYPKTGLPMEDINGVTRAAPDYLKGILLPLLLVETWLFYAWFWMRGGQTLGMRAWRLQVRDYRGGPVKFWQTLARFLGACLSWSLFGAGYLVVLIAPHQALHDRLSATATVQLPKKSKT from the coding sequence ATGACCGACTATGCCCCGCCCGCTGGTTTGCTTAAACGCTTGATGGCGTTGGTCTATGATGGCTTTCTGGTGTTGGCCTTGTGGTTTGTGACCACGGGTATCTTCGTGTTGGTCTATCCTAAAACAGGGTTGCCAATGGAAGATATAAACGGTGTCACCCGCGCAGCACCGGACTATCTGAAGGGGATCCTGCTGCCCCTGTTGTTGGTGGAAACCTGGTTGTTCTACGCCTGGTTCTGGATGCGCGGAGGACAAACCCTGGGGATGCGAGCCTGGCGGCTGCAGGTGCGCGATTACCGTGGCGGTCCGGTGAAGTTCTGGCAAACCCTGGCACGTTTCTTGGGCGCTTGCCTCTCTTGGAGCTTATTCGGGGCTGGCTATCTGGTGGTGCTGATTGCGCCGCATCAAGCGCTGCACGATCGCTTGTCTGCTACGGCGACGGTGCAGTTACCGAAAAAGTCCAAAACCTGA
- the queA gene encoding tRNA preQ1(34) S-adenosylmethionine ribosyltransferase-isomerase QueA: MNVDDFDFELPDRLIARHPPAQRRDARLLALTCDALEHQQFPDLLSHVHPGDLLIFNDTRVIPARLFGQKESGGKVEVLIERVVDDHEALAHVRASKSPKPGSWLEFAKGIRAQVTGRRGALFILHFSLPGNGCDTLLSALELIGHVPLPPYIDRPDEDGDMERYQTVYAREPGAVAAPTAGLHFDDAMLAALEQRGVDIGFVTLHVGAGTFQPVRVDKVEDHHMHSERYQIPGSLVEQVAQAHARGGRVVAVGTTALRALEAASQSGGLHAGQGETDIFIFPGYRFRLVDALVTNFHLPKSTLLMLISAFAGRDRIMGAYRAAIEAQYRFFSYGDAMFIEGTQPASRNTQHVKSGADE; encoded by the coding sequence GTGAATGTCGACGATTTTGATTTTGAGCTCCCCGACAGGTTAATCGCCCGTCACCCGCCTGCGCAACGCCGTGATGCGCGTTTGTTGGCGCTTACCTGCGATGCGCTTGAGCATCAGCAGTTTCCTGATTTGCTCTCCCATGTGCACCCCGGTGATCTATTGATCTTCAACGATACCCGCGTCATTCCTGCCCGGTTGTTTGGCCAGAAGGAAAGTGGCGGCAAGGTAGAAGTGTTGATAGAGCGAGTGGTGGATGATCATGAAGCGCTTGCCCACGTGCGCGCCTCCAAGTCACCGAAACCCGGTAGCTGGTTGGAATTTGCTAAAGGCATTCGTGCCCAGGTAACAGGGCGCCGGGGTGCTCTGTTTATCCTGCACTTCTCGTTGCCAGGAAACGGCTGTGACACTCTTCTGAGCGCATTGGAACTGATTGGCCATGTGCCACTGCCTCCCTATATCGACCGCCCAGATGAGGACGGTGATATGGAACGCTACCAAACGGTGTATGCTCGCGAGCCGGGGGCTGTTGCGGCTCCGACGGCCGGTCTGCATTTTGATGATGCGATGCTGGCGGCTTTGGAACAGCGCGGGGTTGATATCGGTTTTGTCACTCTTCATGTGGGCGCAGGGACGTTTCAGCCGGTGCGTGTGGATAAAGTGGAAGACCACCATATGCACAGTGAGCGTTACCAGATTCCCGGTTCGCTAGTGGAGCAGGTGGCCCAGGCTCATGCTCGGGGCGGTCGAGTGGTGGCGGTAGGCACTACTGCGCTGCGTGCGCTGGAAGCGGCCAGTCAGTCAGGTGGTTTGCACGCTGGTCAGGGTGAAACGGATATCTTTATTTTTCCTGGTTACCGGTTCCGCTTGGTGGATGCTTTGGTGACCAACTTTCATTTGCCTAAATCGACACTGCTGATGCTGATTAGTGCGTTCGCCGGCCGAGATCGGATCATGGGCGCCTACCGGGCGGCCATTGAGGCCCAATACCGGTTTTTCAGTTATGGCGATGCCATGTTTATTGAGGGAACGCAGCCGGCATCACGCAATACCCAGCACGTGAAAAGCGGAGCTGACGAATGA
- the tgt gene encoding tRNA guanosine(34) transglycosylase Tgt, producing the protein MTFKLSTTDGAARRGEITFPRGTIQTPAFMPVGTYGTVKSMLPRDLADTGAEICLGNTFHLMLRPGTEVIEAHGSLHGFMQWDKPILTDSGGFQVFSLGEMRKISEQGVVFRNPINGDKVELSPEKAMQVQRSLGSDICMIFDECTPFPATEKQARDSMELSLRWAKRSKDAHEGNDAACFGIVQGGMYDDLRRESLAGLVDIGFDGYAVGGLSVGEPQNEMLRTLGNLTPHMPEDHPRYLMGVGKPDDIVEAVRRGVDMFDCVMPTRNARNGHLFIAEGVVKIRNARHRHDLAPLEAECDCYTCQNFSRSYLHHLDRCNEMLGSQLNTIHNLRYYQRLMAGLRGAIEGGTLSAFVDDFYAARGQQTPAL; encoded by the coding sequence ATGACGTTCAAGCTCAGCACCACCGACGGTGCTGCCCGCCGTGGTGAAATTACGTTTCCCCGCGGCACCATTCAAACGCCGGCCTTTATGCCGGTAGGCACCTATGGCACGGTGAAAAGCATGCTGCCTAGGGATCTTGCCGATACTGGCGCCGAGATTTGTCTGGGAAACACCTTCCATTTGATGCTGCGCCCGGGCACTGAAGTCATTGAGGCTCACGGTTCCTTGCATGGCTTTATGCAGTGGGACAAACCGATCTTGACGGATTCCGGCGGCTTTCAGGTGTTCAGCCTTGGTGAGATGCGCAAGATTTCCGAGCAGGGCGTGGTGTTCAGAAACCCTATCAATGGTGACAAGGTTGAACTGAGCCCGGAAAAAGCCATGCAGGTACAGCGCTCGCTGGGCAGCGATATCTGCATGATCTTTGATGAATGCACTCCTTTCCCGGCCACTGAAAAACAGGCCCGTGATTCCATGGAGCTGTCCCTGCGCTGGGCGAAGCGCTCAAAAGACGCCCATGAAGGCAATGATGCCGCCTGTTTCGGTATCGTGCAGGGTGGCATGTATGATGATCTGCGCCGCGAATCCCTGGCCGGGCTGGTGGATATTGGCTTTGACGGCTACGCGGTAGGTGGCTTGAGTGTGGGCGAGCCCCAGAACGAGATGTTACGAACGCTGGGTAATCTGACCCCGCATATGCCGGAAGACCACCCCCGTTACTTGATGGGCGTGGGTAAGCCGGATGATATTGTTGAGGCGGTACGCCGGGGGGTGGACATGTTTGATTGCGTGATGCCTACCCGCAATGCCCGCAATGGCCACCTGTTCATCGCCGAAGGGGTGGTGAAAATTCGGAATGCCCGGCACCGCCATGATCTGGCTCCTCTGGAGGCAGAGTGTGACTGTTATACCTGCCAGAATTTCTCCCGCAGCTATTTGCACCATCTGGATCGGTGCAATGAAATGCTGGGCTCCCAGCTCAATACTATCCATAACCTGCGGTATTACCAGCGGTTGATGGCTGGATTGCGGGGGGCCATTGAAGGGGGTACATTGTCCGCCTTTGTGGACGACTTTTATGCAGCCCGAGGTCAACAAACCCCGGCGCTGTAG
- the yajC gene encoding preprotein translocase subunit YajC: MNIAMRSLLALMAAAMVSPAFAAPAAPAGPGGVELIMLVVMMVVFYFFLIRPQQKRAKEHKNLVQSLSKGDEVVTSGGILGKVAKVTDDFVVVEISNNLEIKLQKSSVQATLPKGTIKSI, translated from the coding sequence ATGAACATCGCAATGCGTTCCCTGTTGGCCCTGATGGCTGCGGCCATGGTTTCTCCGGCGTTTGCAGCTCCTGCTGCCCCTGCTGGCCCGGGCGGTGTAGAGCTAATCATGCTGGTAGTGATGATGGTGGTTTTCTATTTCTTCCTGATTCGTCCCCAGCAGAAGCGTGCCAAGGAACACAAAAACTTGGTCCAAAGCTTGAGTAAGGGTGATGAAGTAGTGACCAGTGGCGGTATTCTGGGCAAAGTGGCGAAAGTTACCGATGATTTTGTAGTGGTAGAAATCAGCAACAACCTGGAAATTAAACTGCAGAAAAGCAGCGTTCAGGCGACCCTGCCCAAAGGCACGATTAAATCGATCTAG
- the secD gene encoding protein translocase subunit SecD — protein sequence MTRYPRWKFFLLMAALVVCSLYALPNLYPDAPAIQISHSEAGGEVSAVARQRVLSALDAAGLAHGDGEVVGSSLLVRMNDTEAQLRAKDIAASTLGDNYVVALNLAATTPQWLRDIGASPMNLGLDLRGGVHFLLQVDMDSVVKSRMEAWEGTAKLTLRDAGVRYREVSVDGTTLIATFGDQVAADAARAPLRQALDKLAMQPAGDSPRIVMTLNETALKEMQDYAVDQNRTALNKRVNELGVAEAVVQRQGADRIVVQLPGIQDAATARRILGRTATLEFRLVDNSVSSARLRSGMAPPGLEFFPFKGQEGRIVALNKSSIATGDQVIDAKMGFDQQNGQPEVNVTLDSDGARRMQRVTGKNVGNPMGVLFIETKTDVKKVIDEDGNSVEQMTSSTDKYVINVATIQSTLGSRFRITGLDNPAEASELALLLRAGSLAAPVSIVEERTVGPSLGAENIEAGLKSMALGLALVLAFMVLWYKVFGLIANVALLGNLVIIVGVMSLIPGATMTLPGIAGIVLTVGMAVDANVLIFERIREDLRRGLSPRQAIEEGYARAFTTILDANITTLIVAVILFAAGTGSVQGFAVTLFIGILTSMFTAIIGTRAMAEMIYGRGARAPSKLSI from the coding sequence ATGACCCGCTATCCACGCTGGAAATTTTTCCTGCTTATGGCTGCACTCGTTGTTTGCAGCCTTTATGCGCTTCCTAATTTGTACCCGGATGCGCCTGCGATTCAGATCAGTCATTCCGAGGCTGGTGGCGAAGTGTCGGCTGTGGCTAGGCAGCGCGTATTAAGTGCCCTGGATGCCGCCGGCCTGGCCCATGGAGACGGTGAGGTTGTTGGTAGTTCATTGCTGGTGCGTATGAACGATACCGAAGCTCAGCTTCGCGCCAAGGATATTGCAGCGTCTACTTTGGGCGATAATTATGTGGTGGCGTTGAACTTGGCGGCAACCACTCCTCAGTGGTTGCGTGATATCGGCGCTAGCCCCATGAATTTGGGGTTGGATCTGCGTGGCGGGGTTCACTTCTTGCTGCAGGTGGACATGGATTCGGTGGTGAAGAGCCGCATGGAAGCCTGGGAAGGCACCGCTAAGTTGACCCTGCGTGACGCAGGGGTGCGTTATCGCGAGGTGTCTGTGGATGGCACAACCCTGATCGCCACCTTTGGAGATCAGGTTGCTGCAGATGCAGCGCGGGCGCCATTGCGCCAGGCGCTGGACAAGCTGGCCATGCAACCGGCCGGAGATAGCCCCAGAATTGTTATGACCCTGAACGAAACGGCCCTGAAAGAAATGCAGGACTACGCCGTAGACCAGAACCGCACCGCTTTGAACAAAAGGGTGAACGAACTGGGTGTGGCGGAAGCGGTGGTTCAGCGTCAGGGGGCAGACCGTATCGTAGTGCAGCTGCCAGGCATCCAGGACGCGGCCACCGCGCGTCGGATTTTGGGCCGCACCGCGACGCTGGAGTTTCGTTTGGTGGACAATAGCGTGTCCTCCGCTCGCCTACGTTCTGGCATGGCGCCGCCGGGGTTGGAGTTTTTTCCGTTCAAGGGGCAAGAAGGCCGGATAGTGGCCTTGAACAAGTCCAGCATTGCCACCGGGGATCAGGTGATTGACGCCAAGATGGGCTTTGATCAGCAGAACGGTCAACCGGAAGTCAACGTAACACTGGATTCCGATGGCGCCCGCCGTATGCAGCGTGTTACCGGCAAGAACGTGGGTAACCCCATGGGGGTGCTGTTCATCGAAACCAAGACCGACGTGAAAAAGGTGATCGACGAAGACGGCAACAGCGTTGAGCAGATGACCAGCAGCACTGATAAGTACGTCATCAACGTGGCGACTATTCAGAGCACCCTGGGTAGCCGTTTCCGGATTACCGGGCTGGATAACCCGGCGGAAGCCTCCGAATTGGCACTGCTGCTGCGTGCCGGCTCACTGGCTGCGCCGGTGAGTATCGTTGAAGAGCGTACGGTTGGGCCGAGCTTGGGCGCGGAGAATATTGAAGCGGGCCTTAAGTCCATGGCTTTAGGGCTGGCATTAGTGCTGGCCTTCATGGTGCTTTGGTACAAAGTATTTGGCTTGATTGCTAATGTGGCGCTGCTCGGTAACTTGGTAATCATTGTTGGTGTTATGTCGTTGATTCCCGGCGCTACCATGACTCTGCCGGGTATTGCCGGGATCGTACTGACGGTGGGTATGGCGGTAGACGCTAACGTTCTGATCTTCGAACGTATTCGTGAAGATCTGCGCCGGGGTCTGAGTCCACGCCAGGCTATCGAAGAAGGTTACGCCCGTGCATTTACCACTATTCTTGATGCCAACATTACGACCCTGATTGTGGCGGTGATTTTGTTTGCAGCAGGGACCGGTTCGGTACAGGGTTTTGCGGTGACCTTGTTCATTGGCATCCTCACCTCCATGTTCACGGCGATTATCGGTACCCGTGCCATGGCAGAAATGATTTACGGTCGAGGCGCTCGCGCCCCGAGCAAATTGAGCATCTGA
- the secF gene encoding protein translocase subunit SecF, producing MSKAPMNINFMAARKPLGVLSLALVIISVVLLLTRGLNLGLDFTGGTTVVVKSPTDVELSQARDDLTEAGFGDAVVQHYGSPKEVNIRVAPKDDADADKVGQNVFNVLKEHNADLELLKVEFVGPQVGDELRDESGTAMLLALGLMMLYVWFRFSNKFGVATVLALFHDVIIVLGLFALIQWPFDLTVLAAVLALIGYSLNDSIVVADRIREDFRSTRETDPVAIINGAVNQTFTRTINTSVTTLLVLVALYFFGGEVMRAFSEALLVGVLVGTYSSIYVVSNILFMMKVSKEDFMIPEPEEVDEMP from the coding sequence ATGAGTAAAGCACCCATGAACATCAATTTTATGGCCGCCCGCAAACCGCTGGGTGTTCTGTCGCTGGCGTTGGTAATTATTTCCGTCGTATTGTTGCTGACCCGAGGGCTCAACCTGGGCTTGGACTTTACCGGTGGTACGACGGTCGTGGTGAAAAGCCCGACAGATGTGGAGCTGTCCCAAGCCCGTGATGATCTTACTGAGGCCGGCTTCGGCGATGCCGTTGTGCAGCATTACGGCTCACCTAAGGAGGTGAATATCCGTGTTGCACCCAAGGACGATGCGGATGCGGATAAAGTCGGCCAGAATGTCTTCAATGTGCTTAAAGAGCACAATGCAGATCTGGAACTACTGAAAGTAGAGTTTGTTGGTCCTCAGGTGGGTGACGAACTTCGTGATGAATCCGGCACCGCCATGCTATTGGCCCTTGGCTTGATGATGCTGTACGTGTGGTTTCGGTTCTCCAACAAGTTCGGTGTAGCTACCGTACTTGCACTGTTTCACGATGTGATCATTGTGCTGGGGTTGTTTGCACTGATTCAGTGGCCTTTCGACCTGACGGTGCTGGCGGCGGTGCTGGCGCTGATCGGTTACTCGCTTAACGACTCCATCGTGGTGGCTGACCGGATACGGGAAGATTTTCGCAGTACCCGGGAGACGGATCCGGTGGCTATCATTAATGGTGCGGTGAACCAGACCTTTACCCGGACGATTAACACCTCGGTTACTACTTTGCTGGTATTGGTGGCGTTGTACTTCTTTGGTGGCGAAGTGATGCGAGCTTTCTCTGAGGCATTGCTGGTGGGGGTTTTAGTGGGTACCTATTCGTCCATCTATGTGGTGAGCAACATCCTCTTCATGATGAAGGTCAGCAAGGAAGACTTTATGATTCCGGAGCCGGAAGAAGTGGATGAAATGCCGTAA
- a CDS encoding DUF2059 domain-containing protein: MKNFLTIILLSLVSVAVHGEEPGGKVAAAKEVLVASNAKAIFTEARKQIESMTDQALAKTIPADKKGMVERYKKRVQSILDEGLNWGAMEAQMLDIYQRTFSQKEMQDMATFYQSESGQAIMKKMPKVMAESVQISQRQMQHVMPSLRQMFSDMEAELAHTEVQKQ, translated from the coding sequence ATGAAAAATTTTTTAACGATAATATTGCTGTCTTTGGTGTCGGTAGCCGTACACGGTGAAGAGCCGGGAGGTAAGGTTGCAGCAGCAAAAGAGGTTTTAGTGGCCAGTAACGCTAAAGCCATTTTTACTGAAGCGCGCAAGCAAATAGAAAGTATGACCGACCAGGCGTTGGCGAAAACAATTCCTGCTGATAAAAAGGGCATGGTGGAACGTTATAAAAAGCGTGTGCAAAGTATTCTTGATGAAGGATTAAATTGGGGCGCCATGGAGGCACAGATGCTGGATATTTATCAACGGACTTTTTCGCAGAAAGAGATGCAGGATATGGCCACCTTCTATCAGTCAGAAAGTGGTCAAGCGATCATGAAAAAGATGCCGAAAGTGATGGCAGAGTCCGTGCAGATTTCCCAGCGGCAAATGCAGCATGTGATGCCGTCCTTGCGGCAAATGTTCTCTGATATGGAAGCTGAGCTGGCTCATACTGAAGTGCAAAAGCAATAA
- a CDS encoding pyridoxal phosphate-dependent aminotransferase, with the protein MGNSNLDTDFYESEDPIWNPALLTIPVPGIRRMVNLAADMDDVIHLSIGQPDFKPPEHVIQAGVDALYAGQTGYTMDAGLPELLDSLAEYYSKRYQRTLVPENFLVTTGATEALYLALTATSAPGREFIVPDPSFMLYGPLIRMNGGIVRSIATRAENNHQLDPQEVIDAMGPNTFAVILNSPSNPTGTIYPRETIDAIVEEAAYRGIHVISDEVYDHLIYDGKDYPSVLSSCPDLDHVMVISSFSKTFSMAGMRVGWLIGSQGAIKKLRRYHMFTTTVANTPCQWAGVAALRGSNQFIDSMVEEYQGRRDRLVELVEQTPHLTGYKPDGAFYLFPSLPEGVDGANVALKLLRETGVCTISGDTFGDAGRNALRISYSTSLDQIEEAFSRIIPWMEKQNFS; encoded by the coding sequence ATGGGAAACAGCAATCTGGACACAGATTTCTACGAAAGCGAAGACCCCATCTGGAACCCGGCCCTGCTGACCATTCCAGTGCCAGGTATCCGTCGTATGGTGAACTTGGCCGCGGACATGGATGATGTCATTCATTTATCCATCGGTCAGCCCGATTTCAAACCGCCAGAGCATGTAATTCAGGCCGGGGTGGACGCACTTTATGCTGGCCAGACCGGTTACACCATGGATGCGGGCCTACCCGAACTACTGGACTCTTTGGCCGAGTATTACAGCAAGCGGTACCAGCGCACCCTAGTGCCGGAAAACTTCTTAGTCACCACCGGTGCCACCGAAGCTCTGTATCTGGCATTAACCGCCACCTCGGCGCCCGGCCGAGAATTCATCGTGCCGGACCCCTCTTTCATGCTCTATGGCCCACTGATCCGCATGAACGGCGGCATCGTGCGCAGCATTGCCACCCGTGCCGAGAACAATCACCAACTGGATCCGCAGGAGGTCATTGATGCCATGGGCCCCAACACCTTTGCGGTGATCCTTAACTCACCCAGTAACCCCACTGGCACCATCTACCCGCGGGAAACCATTGACGCCATTGTCGAAGAAGCCGCCTACCGTGGCATCCATGTGATCAGCGACGAGGTCTACGACCATCTAATTTACGATGGAAAAGATTACCCTAGCGTACTCTCCAGCTGCCCAGACTTGGATCATGTCATGGTCATCAGCAGCTTCTCGAAAACCTTCTCCATGGCGGGCATGCGTGTTGGCTGGCTCATTGGCAGCCAAGGGGCGATTAAAAAACTACGCCGCTACCATATGTTCACCACCACCGTTGCCAACACCCCCTGCCAATGGGCCGGCGTTGCGGCACTGCGTGGCAGCAATCAATTCATCGACAGCATGGTAGAGGAGTATCAAGGTCGCCGAGATCGGTTGGTAGAACTAGTAGAGCAAACGCCGCACCTAACCGGCTACAAACCCGACGGAGCCTTCTACCTTTTCCCTTCATTACCGGAAGGGGTCGATGGCGCTAACGTGGCCCTGAAATTACTGCGCGAAACCGGGGTCTGTACTATTTCTGGCGATACCTTTGGGGACGCAGGCCGAAATGCCCTACGTATCAGTTATTCCACATCATTGGATCAGATAGAAGAAGCCTTTAGCCGAATTATTCCCTGGATGGAAAAACAGAACTTCAGCTGA
- a CDS encoding amidase, with product MSKELLTMSAQALKAAYQAGALSPVEVCNTLLDHIERHDEALNAWCLIDRDTTLQWARDAEQRYQNGTAEGLLDGVPVAVKDVFLTPMWPTLKGSKTIDPASTLEKRSPAVAALERHGYVPLGKTTTPEFGWKGITDSPLCGPTNNPWDPSKTSGGSSGGSAAAVSAGMVPLALGTDAGGSIRIPAGFCGIVGHKPTFSEVPHWPASPFGTLAHAGPMTRSVADAALMMTVMSEADARDSLAAPRRGIDYVAALQQPMKGLRIALSTTLGYVDVNPEIEKATREAARVFESLGATVSEVDPGFSNPLAAFSHLFYSGAANAMRDLGERQRSLMDPALVEVASKAEKLSMLDYLGAMNERMAVSERMALFHTKYDLLITPCLPIEAFDTNREVPVDWPSTRWPTWTPFTYPFNMTGQPALSVPLGLSSNGLPMALQIVGARFDDARVLAAGHAFEQAQPFVHLPPLLDELLKGA from the coding sequence ATGAGCAAGGAACTACTGACCATGAGCGCCCAGGCGCTGAAAGCCGCTTACCAGGCCGGCGCCCTCTCCCCCGTGGAGGTTTGCAATACTCTGCTTGACCATATTGAGCGCCATGATGAGGCACTCAACGCCTGGTGTCTGATTGATCGAGACACCACCTTACAGTGGGCTCGCGACGCGGAGCAGCGATACCAGAACGGCACCGCTGAAGGCCTTCTCGACGGCGTCCCTGTGGCCGTCAAAGACGTGTTCCTCACGCCCATGTGGCCTACGCTGAAAGGGTCTAAAACCATCGACCCGGCCAGCACGCTGGAAAAGCGCTCCCCCGCCGTGGCCGCACTGGAACGTCATGGCTACGTACCGCTAGGCAAAACCACCACTCCGGAATTTGGCTGGAAAGGGATTACTGACAGCCCCCTTTGTGGCCCCACCAACAACCCTTGGGACCCAAGCAAAACCTCCGGCGGCAGCAGTGGCGGCAGCGCCGCCGCAGTATCCGCCGGTATGGTACCGCTGGCACTAGGGACCGACGCGGGCGGATCCATCCGTATTCCCGCCGGGTTCTGCGGCATCGTCGGCCACAAACCCACATTCAGCGAAGTTCCTCACTGGCCCGCCAGTCCTTTCGGCACCCTGGCACACGCGGGTCCTATGACCCGCTCCGTGGCTGATGCCGCGTTGATGATGACCGTAATGAGTGAGGCTGACGCCCGCGACAGCCTAGCCGCGCCGCGCCGCGGCATTGATTATGTAGCTGCGCTACAACAGCCAATGAAAGGTCTGCGTATCGCCCTAAGTACCACCCTAGGTTACGTGGACGTCAATCCTGAAATCGAAAAGGCCACCCGCGAAGCGGCCCGGGTTTTCGAATCCTTAGGCGCCACCGTCAGCGAAGTGGATCCGGGATTCAGCAACCCTCTTGCCGCTTTCAGTCACCTATTTTATAGCGGCGCTGCCAACGCCATGCGCGACTTAGGTGAACGCCAGCGCAGCCTAATGGACCCTGCTCTGGTCGAAGTAGCAAGCAAAGCGGAAAAGCTAAGTATGTTGGACTATCTCGGCGCCATGAATGAACGCATGGCGGTGAGTGAACGGATGGCCCTATTCCATACTAAATACGACCTGCTTATCACCCCCTGTCTGCCTATCGAGGCATTCGACACCAACCGGGAAGTGCCCGTGGACTGGCCCAGCACCCGTTGGCCCACATGGACGCCCTTCACCTACCCCTTCAACATGACCGGTCAGCCAGCCCTGTCTGTCCCGCTGGGGCTCAGCAGCAATGGCCTACCCATGGCGCTACAGATTGTGGGGGCCCGCTTCGACGATGCCCGAGTGCTCGCCGCTGGCCACGCCTTCGAGCAGGCACAGCCGTTTGTGCACCTCCCCCCTCTGCTGGATGAACTGCTGAAAGGCGCCTAA